From the genome of Ectobacillus sp. JY-23, one region includes:
- the thrS gene encoding threonine--tRNA ligase, with the protein MENGVSRMERIEISLPDGKKKSYEKGITSAQIAADISLSLHKKALGAKVNSELFDLQRPIYHDAMLEIITSSVKEGVDMMRHTAAHVLAQAVKRLYGDVKLGDGPVIENGFYYDMDLTERVCAEDLVRIEQEMKNIVAENLPIERLEVSREQAQILFQNDNLKLELLQDIPAGESITLYRQGEFVDLCRGPHVPSTGALQAFRLTHVAGAYWRGESDKQVLQRIYGIAFATSKELESHLVFLEEAAKRNHRKLGNELELFMFSEEAPGMPFYLPKGQLLRNKLEAFLRGLQEARGYQEVRTPFMMNRKLWENSGHWDHYKENMYFSEVDNTSFAMKPMNCPGHMLMFKHKLHSYRELPIRMAEFGQVHRHEYSGALNGLLRVRTFCQDDAHIFATPEQIEDEIQAAVALIDQVYRTLGFKYEVELSTRPENSMGEDSQWEKAEQALQNVLEKLGYSYRINDGDGAFYGPKIDFHIKDALHRSHQCGTVQLDFQMPQKFDLHYVDAQNQKQRPVVIHRAVFGSIDRFLGIMIEHFAGAFPLWLAPVQVKIIPVSHIVHAAYAKQIESKLQQTGIRVELDVREEKLGYRVREAQIKKIPYIIVVGDQEAAEETVNARKYGQPDSVSLSAEVFVKKLVREIEEKVFL; encoded by the coding sequence ATGGAAAATGGAGTGAGTAGAATGGAACGTATTGAAATTTCTTTACCAGATGGAAAGAAGAAGTCGTATGAAAAAGGTATTACATCTGCACAAATTGCAGCTGATATTAGTCTTAGTTTACACAAGAAAGCACTTGGCGCAAAGGTGAATAGCGAGCTGTTTGACTTACAAAGACCAATCTATCATGATGCGATGCTAGAAATCATTACATCGTCAGTCAAAGAAGGCGTTGATATGATGAGACATACTGCTGCACATGTTTTGGCCCAAGCAGTAAAAAGGTTGTATGGGGATGTAAAATTGGGAGATGGTCCTGTAATTGAAAATGGATTTTATTATGATATGGACTTGACAGAACGTGTTTGTGCCGAAGACCTCGTGCGAATTGAGCAAGAGATGAAGAATATTGTTGCAGAAAATTTGCCGATTGAACGACTGGAAGTGAGTCGTGAGCAAGCGCAAATATTGTTTCAAAATGACAATCTGAAGTTGGAGCTTCTGCAGGATATTCCAGCAGGAGAAAGCATCACATTATATCGACAGGGAGAGTTTGTAGATTTATGCCGTGGTCCCCATGTACCGTCAACAGGTGCACTACAAGCATTTCGATTAACACATGTGGCCGGTGCTTATTGGAGAGGTGAGAGTGACAAACAAGTATTACAGCGTATATATGGTATTGCGTTTGCAACATCTAAAGAGTTAGAGAGTCACCTCGTTTTTTTAGAAGAGGCAGCAAAGCGAAATCATCGTAAACTAGGCAACGAACTCGAATTGTTTATGTTTTCAGAGGAAGCGCCTGGTATGCCATTCTACCTGCCGAAAGGACAGCTACTGCGAAACAAGCTTGAAGCATTTTTAAGAGGTTTACAAGAAGCGCGAGGCTATCAAGAGGTGAGAACACCGTTTATGATGAATCGTAAACTGTGGGAAAACTCAGGGCACTGGGATCATTATAAAGAAAACATGTATTTTTCAGAAGTGGATAATACGAGCTTTGCGATGAAGCCGATGAACTGTCCTGGGCATATGCTGATGTTTAAACATAAACTGCATTCCTACCGAGAACTGCCGATACGTATGGCAGAGTTTGGCCAAGTGCATCGCCACGAATACAGCGGAGCGCTCAACGGGCTGCTTCGAGTTCGCACATTTTGCCAGGATGATGCCCATATATTTGCTACGCCTGAGCAGATAGAAGATGAAATTCAAGCAGCTGTAGCACTGATCGATCAAGTATATCGTACGCTTGGTTTTAAATATGAAGTAGAGCTATCTACAAGACCGGAGAATTCCATGGGAGAAGATAGTCAATGGGAAAAAGCAGAACAAGCGCTGCAGAATGTTTTGGAAAAACTAGGATACTCTTACCGTATTAATGACGGTGATGGTGCATTTTATGGTCCGAAAATTGATTTTCACATTAAAGACGCTTTGCATCGAAGCCATCAGTGCGGAACAGTTCAGCTGGATTTTCAAATGCCGCAAAAGTTTGATTTGCATTATGTAGATGCGCAAAATCAAAAGCAAAGACCTGTTGTTATTCATCGTGCCGTGTTCGGTTCCATTGATCGTTTCCTTGGAATTATGATTGAACATTTTGCTGGGGCTTTTCCTTTATGGCTGGCGCCTGTGCAGGTAAAGATTATCCCGGTATCTCATATCGTGCATGCAGCGTACGCTAAGCAAATTGAAAGCAAACTGCAGCAAACAGGTATACGTGTAGAGCTTGATGTAAGAGAAGAAAAGCTGGGCTACAGGGTCAGAGAAGCACAAATAAAAAAGATACCGTATATTATCGTTGTTGGCGACCAAGAAGCAGCGGAGGAAACTGTGAATGCGCGGAAATATGGACAACCGGATTCAGTAAGTCTTTCAGCCGAAGTATTTGTGAAGAAGCTCGTGCGCGAGATTGAAGAAAAGGTATTTTTATAA
- a CDS encoding (S)-benzoin forming benzil reductase — MRYAIVTGTSRGVGEAIVRRLLEQEIIVFSVSRSRNISLEEFAKQNNTLFYPFSFDLSNIDSITDLTDEIFALMDADSAQALYLINNAGMLAPMKPIERAETKQLITNVHVNLLAPMLLTHEFLKRTQDAPVDKRIVNISSGAGINPYYGWGAYCTAKAGINMFTRCTALEEEGKEYPVKVISFAPGVVDTDMQAEIRSTDKEDFMNVERFHALKEEDKLLSPDYVAQAVVNLLQADDFEQGGVIRIDEKS, encoded by the coding sequence ATGCGATATGCTATTGTAACAGGGACCTCTCGTGGTGTGGGGGAAGCAATTGTACGCAGACTTCTAGAGCAAGAAATCATTGTATTTTCCGTTTCCAGAAGCAGAAACATTTCACTAGAAGAATTTGCAAAGCAAAACAATACCTTGTTTTACCCCTTCAGCTTTGACCTTAGCAATATTGATAGCATTACAGACTTAACAGATGAAATTTTTGCATTGATGGACGCAGACAGTGCACAAGCTCTTTATCTAATCAATAACGCTGGTATGCTTGCACCTATGAAGCCCATTGAACGAGCGGAAACAAAACAACTTATCACAAATGTACATGTTAATTTGTTGGCACCTATGTTACTGACTCACGAATTCTTAAAACGTACACAAGATGCACCTGTCGACAAGCGTATTGTTAATATCTCATCCGGCGCAGGGATAAACCCTTATTATGGCTGGGGGGCATATTGTACAGCCAAAGCAGGTATTAATATGTTCACACGTTGTACAGCGCTCGAAGAAGAAGGAAAAGAGTACCCGGTAAAAGTAATTTCATTTGCACCCGGCGTAGTTGATACAGACATGCAGGCTGAAATTCGCAGTACCGATAAAGAAGATTTTATGAACGTAGAACGTTTTCATGCTTTGAAAGAAGAAGATAAGCTCCTTTCTCCCGACTACGTTGCGCAAGCGGTTGTCAATTTACTCCAAGCTGATGATTTTGAACAAGGCGGTGTCATACGCATTGATGAAAAATCATGA
- a CDS encoding alpha-glucosidase, with the protein MTKHWWKEATAYQIYPRSFMDSNGDGIGDLPGVIEKLDYLKELGIDVIWICPFYKSPNDDNGYDISDYQDIMEVFGTMADFDKLLAEVHKRGMKLIIDLVINHTSDEHPWFIESRSSKDNPKRDWYIWRDGKGGKEPNNWESIFSGSAWEYDEATKQYFLHVFSRRQPDLNWENKEVRDALYEMINWWLDKGIDGFRVDAISHIKKREGFPDMPNPDNLDYVSSFDCHMNQPGIQPFLEELKAQTFAKYDIMTVGEANGVTVEEADEWVGEENGKFNMVFQFEHLDLWDKSNVGTIDVVSLKKTLTKWQKGLEGNGWNALFIENHDKARVVSTWGNDKEYRVESAKAFAAMYFLMQGTPFIYQGQEIGMTNVRFETIEEYDDVAIKNFYRIEREKGTSHQEIMEVIWNSSRDNSRTPMQWSNEEKAGFTTGTPWIGINENYTSINVKDDMANPNSVWNFYKNMIRLRKENEVLVYGTYDLIMPEDKQVYAYTRTLGDKKAVVITNLSKETANYECTGLSLSTSELVLCNYDVEVHENVHAFELQPYEARVYMI; encoded by the coding sequence ATGACAAAACACTGGTGGAAAGAAGCGACAGCTTATCAAATATATCCAAGAAGCTTCATGGATTCAAACGGAGACGGTATCGGCGATTTGCCGGGTGTTATCGAAAAGTTAGATTATTTAAAAGAACTTGGAATCGATGTCATATGGATTTGTCCATTCTACAAATCACCAAATGATGATAACGGTTACGATATCAGCGACTATCAAGATATTATGGAAGTATTTGGTACAATGGCTGATTTCGACAAGTTGCTTGCAGAAGTGCATAAGCGCGGCATGAAACTCATTATTGACCTTGTTATTAATCATACAAGCGACGAGCATCCTTGGTTTATTGAGTCTCGTTCTTCAAAAGATAATCCAAAGCGCGATTGGTACATTTGGCGTGACGGAAAAGGTGGAAAGGAACCAAATAACTGGGAAAGTATCTTTAGCGGTTCTGCATGGGAATATGATGAAGCAACGAAGCAATACTTCTTACATGTATTCTCGAGAAGACAACCAGATTTAAACTGGGAAAACAAAGAAGTGCGCGATGCCTTGTACGAAATGATCAACTGGTGGCTTGATAAAGGAATCGATGGCTTCCGTGTAGATGCCATTTCTCACATTAAAAAGCGCGAAGGCTTCCCTGATATGCCAAACCCAGATAACTTAGATTATGTATCTTCGTTTGATTGTCATATGAACCAGCCCGGCATTCAACCGTTTTTAGAAGAACTCAAAGCGCAAACGTTTGCCAAATACGATATTATGACAGTTGGTGAAGCAAACGGTGTAACAGTAGAAGAAGCTGATGAGTGGGTTGGCGAAGAAAATGGTAAGTTCAACATGGTTTTCCAATTTGAGCACTTGGATCTTTGGGATAAAAGCAATGTTGGTACCATCGATGTTGTGTCCTTAAAGAAAACGCTAACGAAATGGCAAAAGGGCCTTGAAGGCAACGGGTGGAATGCCTTGTTTATTGAAAACCATGATAAAGCGCGTGTTGTATCCACTTGGGGCAATGACAAAGAATATCGTGTGGAAAGTGCAAAAGCTTTTGCGGCAATGTATTTCTTAATGCAAGGTACGCCTTTCATCTACCAAGGACAAGAAATTGGTATGACAAATGTTCGTTTTGAAACAATTGAGGAGTACGATGACGTTGCCATTAAAAACTTCTACCGAATCGAGCGCGAAAAAGGTACATCTCATCAAGAAATTATGGAAGTCATCTGGAACAGCTCTCGCGATAATTCTCGTACGCCAATGCAGTGGAGTAATGAAGAAAAGGCAGGCTTTACAACGGGAACACCTTGGATTGGCATTAACGAAAACTATACAAGTATTAACGTGAAGGACGATATGGCAAATCCAAACTCAGTTTGGAACTTCTATAAAAACATGATTCGTTTGCGTAAAGAAAACGAAGTATTGGTTTACGGTACGTATGATTTAATTATGCCAGAAGATAAACAAGTGTACGCATATACAAGAACACTTGGAGATAAGAAGGCAGTCGTTATTACAAACTTATCTAAAGAAACAGCGAATTATGAATGTACAGGTCTTAGCTTGTCTACAAGTGAGCTAGTACTATGTAACTATGATGTAGAAGTACATGAAAACGTGCATGCATTTGAATTGCAACCATACGAAGCACGTGTATACATGATCTAA